One genomic segment of Borrelia miyamotoi includes these proteins:
- a CDS encoding Cof-type HAD-IIB family hydrolase, whose amino-acid sequence MNANFKKYKVLVFDLDGTLLNNNHEITSLTLKVLLKLKDDFHIIIATGRRLYEVSDVLVQLKEVKIDECYIITANGAEVFLKNNLILRHKMNYDIVKEILNINRAGIDINLYTLNDWYSDREIRSPIMNYFIENLGVKPIIVDLSLLEVDSFSKVVCYSHDSSKLEEFRNKIQEKNFKDINLFYSSQDLLEITSIDASKYNAVKNVALFECISMDAILAFGDNGNDYEMLKNVGKGIIMKNANEFVKSNLPNNEITKFDNDEDGVAKFLIEFFNLDIN is encoded by the coding sequence ATGAATGCCAATTTTAAAAAATATAAAGTGTTAGTTTTCGATCTTGATGGGACTTTGCTTAATAACAATCATGAAATTACATCATTGACTCTTAAGGTTCTTTTAAAATTAAAGGATGATTTTCATATCATTATTGCTACCGGTAGGAGATTGTATGAGGTGAGTGATGTCTTAGTGCAACTTAAAGAGGTGAAAATCGATGAGTGTTATATTATAACTGCCAATGGAGCTGAGGTTTTTTTAAAAAACAATCTGATTTTGAGACATAAGATGAATTATGATATAGTAAAAGAAATTCTTAATATCAATAGAGCGGGAATCGATATTAATCTTTATACTCTTAATGATTGGTATTCTGATAGAGAGATTAGAAGTCCAATTATGAATTATTTTATTGAAAATTTAGGGGTAAAACCTATTATTGTTGATTTGTCTCTGCTTGAAGTAGATTCTTTTTCTAAAGTAGTTTGTTATTCTCATGATTCTTCTAAGCTTGAAGAGTTTAGAAATAAAATTCAAGAGAAAAATTTTAAAGATATAAATCTATTTTATTCCTCTCAGGATCTTTTGGAAATTACAAGTATTGATGCTAGTAAATATAATGCTGTTAAAAATGTTGCTTTATTTGAATGTATTTCTATGGATGCTATTTTAGCGTTTGGAGATAACGGTAATGATTATGAGATGTTGAAAAATGTTGGAAAGGGAATTATCATGAAAAATGCAAATGAGTTTGTTAAGTCTAATTTACCAAATAACGAGATTACAAAATTTGATAACGATGAAGATGGGGTTGCAAAGTTTTTAATT
- the hpt gene encoding hypoxanthine phosphoribosyltransferase: MNYEISTLFTEEKIRNKIQNLAQKIRNYYKDKNNVVFISLLKGSFMFFADITREIGLNVKIDFLHVSSYNNKTHSSLKVLIKKDIDVNIENSYVMVFDNIIDTGLTYKKIIEHLKSKNPKEIKICTLFNKPSRRLTKLKIDYIGFEIANYFVVGYGIDFNEKHRTLKNVAKINK; the protein is encoded by the coding sequence ATGAATTATGAAATCTCAACTTTATTTACAGAAGAAAAAATAAGAAACAAAATTCAAAATTTAGCTCAAAAAATTAGAAACTACTATAAAGATAAAAATAATGTAGTTTTTATATCTCTCCTTAAAGGTTCTTTTATGTTTTTTGCAGACATTACAAGAGAGATTGGATTAAATGTAAAAATAGATTTTCTTCATGTCTCAAGTTATAATAATAAAACCCATTCTTCATTAAAAGTTTTAATAAAAAAAGATATTGATGTTAATATAGAAAATAGTTATGTCATGGTCTTTGATAACATCATAGATACCGGCTTGACATATAAAAAAATCATTGAACACCTAAAAAGCAAAAATCCCAAAGAGATCAAGATCTGTACTCTTTTTAATAAACCATCTAGAAGATTAACAAAATTAAAGATAGACTATATAGGATTTGAAATTGCTAATTATTTTGTAGTCGGATATGGTATTGATTTTAACGAAAAACATAGAACTTTAAAGAATGTAGCAAAAATAAATAAATAA
- a CDS encoding adenylosuccinate synthase, which yields MSIYAVIGTQWGDEGKGKITDFLSKKLDYVIKFNGGNNAGHTIVANNQKFIFHLLPSGILQGAKCILGPGVVINPLILIEELKILKQNNIKTKILISDKTHIIMPYHIKIDELNEQKKGTYKIGTTKQGIGPCYADKINRTGIRAIDLINIDIFEKKLKTNLDEKNEIIEKIYNEKPFNYDDILKQYKKYIAILKPAITNTEEILKHAINSGKSILIEGAQGIMLDIEHGTFPFVTSSNTLIVAATGCGIPISKITQRIGIVKAFSSRVGSGPFVTEISDPIGDKIREKGQEYGSTTKRPRRIGWIDLLTIKKSIYLNELNHLALTKLDILNDIEKLKICTAYEFQGKIYDYIPTSCEILEKVQPVYKVFKGFKKDIKNISNYDDLPIEARAYIEFIEKEVGVQISILSLGAERDKTIVRNKKWMNI from the coding sequence ATGTCAATTTATGCAGTGATTGGAACTCAATGGGGTGACGAAGGAAAGGGCAAAATTACAGACTTTCTATCAAAAAAATTAGATTATGTTATCAAATTTAACGGAGGCAATAACGCAGGGCATACAATCGTTGCTAATAATCAAAAATTCATTTTTCATCTCTTACCATCTGGCATTTTGCAAGGAGCAAAATGCATACTTGGACCTGGTGTAGTAATCAATCCACTCATTCTAATTGAAGAACTTAAAATACTCAAACAAAATAACATAAAGACAAAAATATTGATAAGCGATAAAACGCATATAATAATGCCTTATCACATTAAAATCGACGAACTTAACGAACAAAAAAAGGGTACTTATAAAATTGGCACCACAAAGCAAGGTATTGGACCTTGTTATGCTGATAAAATCAATAGAACAGGCATAAGAGCCATTGACTTAATTAACATAGATATTTTCGAAAAAAAACTAAAAACAAATTTAGATGAAAAAAACGAAATTATAGAAAAAATCTACAACGAGAAACCCTTTAATTACGATGACATTCTTAAACAATACAAAAAATATATAGCAATACTTAAACCTGCAATCACAAATACAGAAGAAATATTGAAACATGCCATTAATTCAGGTAAAAGTATCTTAATAGAAGGTGCTCAAGGTATAATGCTTGATATTGAACATGGAACCTTTCCATTCGTAACATCAAGCAATACATTAATTGTAGCAGCAACAGGATGTGGCATTCCTATCTCAAAAATCACGCAAAGGATTGGAATAGTAAAAGCATTCTCATCAAGAGTTGGTTCAGGACCTTTTGTAACTGAAATCTCAGATCCCATTGGAGATAAAATTAGAGAAAAGGGTCAAGAATATGGCTCTACAACAAAAAGACCTAGAAGAATTGGCTGGATAGATCTTTTAACAATAAAAAAATCTATCTATCTTAATGAACTAAATCATTTAGCCTTAACTAAACTAGACATACTAAATGATATCGAAAAGCTTAAAATTTGCACAGCATATGAATTTCAAGGCAAAATATATGATTATATACCCACTTCTTGTGAAATACTTGAAAAAGTTCAACCTGTATACAAAGTCTTTAAAGGATTTAAAAAAGACATCAAAAATATTAGCAATTATGACGACTTGCCTATTGAGGCTAGAGCTTACATTGAATTTATAGAAAAAGAAGTGGGTGTTCAAATTTCAATTTTGTCTCTTGGAGCAGAAAGAGACAAAACCATTGTTAGGAATAAAAAATGGATGAATATATAA